In a single window of the Gossypium hirsutum isolate 1008001.06 chromosome D02, Gossypium_hirsutum_v2.1, whole genome shotgun sequence genome:
- the LOC107908885 gene encoding cyclin-D3-1 isoform X2, with protein MAIQQHEQEESYPSFLLDGLYCEEDEVLEEGSSLSGCNNVGDIDLFWEDEELVSLFSKEMELVHLGPENVESKDDEFLTTVHREVRCEAVEWMLKVNAHYGFTTLTAVLSVNYLDRFLSSFCFQRDKPWMIHLVAVTCLSLAAKVEETHVPLLLDLQVEGTKYVFEAKTIQRMELLVLSTLKWKMHPITPLSFLDHIIRRLGLKTHLHWEFLKGCEHLLLCVISDSRSVRYLPSVLATATMMHVIDQVEIFNPVDYQNQLLNVLKKNKVNDCCKLILDLSTGPQNQNNACNGFFFGRALAHHNHHKRNLETVPGSPSGVIDVDFSSDSSNESWVVGQPPSSAAPSVSSSPEPPFKKRRGQERGMRLTSLNRVFVDIVANGSPS; from the exons ATGGCAATTCAACAACATGAACAAGAAGAATCTTACCCTTCTTTCTTACTCGATGGTCTTTACtgtgaagaagatgaagttttAGAAGAAGGGAGTTCTTTAAGTGGCTGTAACAATGTCGGAGACATTGATTTGTTTTGGGAAGATGAGGAGCTTGTTTCGTTGTTTTCAAAAGAAATGGAGTTGGTTCATCTTGGTCCTGAAAATGTGGAAAGTAAAGATGATGAGTTTTTGACAACGGTCCACCGTGAGGTCCGTTGTGAGGCGGTGGAGTGGATGCTTAAAGTCAATGCTCATTATGGGTTCACCACTCTCACGGCGGTGCTTTCTGTTAATTATCTCGATAGGTTTTTAAGTAGTTTCTGTTTTCAAAGAGATAAACCATGGATGATTCACCTTGTTGCTGTTACTTGTCTCTCTTTGGCTGCTAAAGTTGAAGAAACCCATGTCCCTCTTCTTCTGGACTTACAA GTTGAAGGGACAAAATATGTTTTTGAAGCTAAAACCATTCAAAGAATGGAACTTTTGGTTCTTTCAACATTGAAATGGAAAATGCATCCAATTACTCCACTTTCATTCCTTGATCATATCATAAGAAGGCTTGGATTAAAAACACATCTTCATTGGGAGTTTCTTAAGGGATGTGAACATCTTCTCCTTTGTGTAATCTCTG ATTCAAGATCTGTGCGGTATCTTCCCTCTGTATTGGCTACTGCAACAATGATGCACGTTATAgaccaagttgagatttttaACCCAGTTGACTACCAGAACCAACTTCTgaatgttcttaaaaaaaacaag GTAAATGACTGTTGCAAGCTGATTCTTGATTTATCGACAGGACCCCAAAACCAAAACAATGCGtgtaatggttttttttttggccGGGCACTTGCCCACCATAACCACCATAAGAGGAATCTTGAGACGGTTCCTGGTAGTCCCAGTGGGGTGATTGATGTTGATTTCAGCAGCGATAGCTCGAATGAGTCTTGGGTTGTGGGGCAACCGCCTTCATCGGCGGCGCCGTCGGTTTCGTCGTCGCCTGAGCCACCGTTTAAGAAGAGAAGAGGTCAAGAACGAGGGATGCGTTTGACATCATTGAACCGCGTGTTCGTTGACATTGTTGCCAATGGTAGCCCGTCTTAA
- the LOC107908885 gene encoding cyclin-D3-1 isoform X1 has translation MAIQQHEQEESYPSFLLDGLYCEEDEVLEEGSSLSGCNNVGDIDLFWEDEELVSLFSKEMELVHLGPENVESKDDEFLTTVHREVRCEAVEWMLKVNAHYGFTTLTAVLSVNYLDRFLSSFCFQRDKPWMIHLVAVTCLSLAAKVEETHVPLLLDLQVEGTKYVFEAKTIQRMELLVLSTLKWKMHPITPLSFLDHIIRRLGLKTHLHWEFLKGCEHLLLCVISDSRSVRYLPSVLATATMMHVIDQVEIFNPVDYQNQLLNVLKKNKEQVNDCCKLILDLSTGPQNQNNACNGFFFGRALAHHNHHKRNLETVPGSPSGVIDVDFSSDSSNESWVVGQPPSSAAPSVSSSPEPPFKKRRGQERGMRLTSLNRVFVDIVANGSPS, from the exons ATGGCAATTCAACAACATGAACAAGAAGAATCTTACCCTTCTTTCTTACTCGATGGTCTTTACtgtgaagaagatgaagttttAGAAGAAGGGAGTTCTTTAAGTGGCTGTAACAATGTCGGAGACATTGATTTGTTTTGGGAAGATGAGGAGCTTGTTTCGTTGTTTTCAAAAGAAATGGAGTTGGTTCATCTTGGTCCTGAAAATGTGGAAAGTAAAGATGATGAGTTTTTGACAACGGTCCACCGTGAGGTCCGTTGTGAGGCGGTGGAGTGGATGCTTAAAGTCAATGCTCATTATGGGTTCACCACTCTCACGGCGGTGCTTTCTGTTAATTATCTCGATAGGTTTTTAAGTAGTTTCTGTTTTCAAAGAGATAAACCATGGATGATTCACCTTGTTGCTGTTACTTGTCTCTCTTTGGCTGCTAAAGTTGAAGAAACCCATGTCCCTCTTCTTCTGGACTTACAA GTTGAAGGGACAAAATATGTTTTTGAAGCTAAAACCATTCAAAGAATGGAACTTTTGGTTCTTTCAACATTGAAATGGAAAATGCATCCAATTACTCCACTTTCATTCCTTGATCATATCATAAGAAGGCTTGGATTAAAAACACATCTTCATTGGGAGTTTCTTAAGGGATGTGAACATCTTCTCCTTTGTGTAATCTCTG ATTCAAGATCTGTGCGGTATCTTCCCTCTGTATTGGCTACTGCAACAATGATGCACGTTATAgaccaagttgagatttttaACCCAGTTGACTACCAGAACCAACTTCTgaatgttcttaaaaaaaacaag GAACAGGTAAATGACTGTTGCAAGCTGATTCTTGATTTATCGACAGGACCCCAAAACCAAAACAATGCGtgtaatggttttttttttggccGGGCACTTGCCCACCATAACCACCATAAGAGGAATCTTGAGACGGTTCCTGGTAGTCCCAGTGGGGTGATTGATGTTGATTTCAGCAGCGATAGCTCGAATGAGTCTTGGGTTGTGGGGCAACCGCCTTCATCGGCGGCGCCGTCGGTTTCGTCGTCGCCTGAGCCACCGTTTAAGAAGAGAAGAGGTCAAGAACGAGGGATGCGTTTGACATCATTGAACCGCGTGTTCGTTGACATTGTTGCCAATGGTAGCCCGTCTTAA